Sequence from the Lepidochelys kempii isolate rLepKem1 chromosome 7, rLepKem1.hap2, whole genome shotgun sequence genome:
gtgacccatgtagcagatgacacaatgaagatgactggatgtggaagctgtggtatgtacatgatcctggagggggcacctggtaagagttttgtctgcatgaaatgccgtctgatagagctgatggaggaaaagatcagaggtttggagatgcaggtggaaagtctggtagagtttaggaaggggtttgagcagattatggagcaaagacatgaggtatctgaagggaaaagctcagacttgcagatggaagcaggactagggaattctgaggggagactgggtgaggaaagtggtcagtggaagcatgtgactaaaagaactaggcagaggaaaagacgggctagtgagggagaaatagagcttcagaataggtttgtagagttggaaaatgaagaaggggctcagcaggtagtcactgaaggtgacagggcaaggaagaagagaagagcggttagtcctataggaaaaggggaagagttaatggagattacaccaaatatgagccccaggaggatacaggatgggttaaaaaggattacaagggagaatgggaatggaaaaaacttgcagccagagggaacaggggatagactggagaatagcaccgtcactaggaaaaggcaggtctatgtgattggggactctttactgagaagaatagataggcctgtaaccagagctgatccagaaaataggagggtgtgctgtcttccaggtgctaagaaacgggatgtagacctgaggttgaaaaggattctaaagggagcgggaaagaatcccctaattatccttcatgtgggaacaaatgatacggctagattctcgctggaaagtattaagggagactatgctaggctggggaggacgcttaaggaaattgaagctcaggtgatctttagtgggattctgcctgttcctagagaagggcaacaaaggtgtgacaagattatgactatcaatagatggcttaggcagtggtgctatgaggagggctttgggatgtatggccattgggaggcattcatggatagaggacagttctctcgggatggacttcatctgagtagggaaggaaatagacttctaggatggatgctggcacaactgattaagagagctttaaactaggaatttgggggagatggttgggagatgtccaggtaatctccacgccagaatttagcatagagtggaaagaaaatgaagtaagagtggatacagctgtaggtaggaggaagggcagtgtagatacaagtctaataggttatactggtagtaaaataaccgtgcctaatagggtacagaatgtaagtgaggccaaacagcaaaaattaagatgtttgtacactaatgcaaggagcctaggtaacaaaatggaggaactagagttactggtgcaggaagtgaaaccagatattataggtataacagagacctggtggaatagtagtcatgactgggctacaggtattaaagggtatgtgctgtttaggaaagaccgaaataaaggtaaaggtggtggagtagcactgtatatcaatgatgagatagaatgtaaagaaataagaagcgatgaaatggatatgactgagtctgtctgggcaacaattaaattggggaagaaaactattagagcctcccctgggatagtgcttggggtgtgctatagaccgccgggatctaatttggatatggatagagccctttttaatgtttttaataaagtaaatactaatggaaactgtgtgatcatgggagactttaacttcccagatatagactggaggacgagtgctagtaataataatagggctcagattttcctagatgcgatagctgatggattccttcagcaagtagttactgaaccgactagaggggatgccattttagatttggtcttggtgagtaatgaggacctcatagaggaaatggttgtaggggataatcttggctcaagtgatcatgagctaattcagttcaaattgaatggaaggattaacaaaaataaatctgcaactagggtttttgatttcaaaagggctgactttcaaaaattaaggaaattagttagggaagtggattggactgaagaatttatgggtttaaaggtagaggaggcctgggattattttaaattaaagctgcagaagctatcggaagcctgcatcccaagaaaggggaaaaaattcataggcaggagttgtagaccaagctggatgagcaagcatcttagagaggtaattaagaaaaagcagaaagcatatagggagtggaagaagggagggatcagtaaggaaagctaccttattgaggtcagaatatgtagggataaagtgagacaggctaaaagtcaagtagagttggaccttgcaaagggaattaaaaccaatagtaaaaggttctatagtcatataaataggaagaaaacaaagaaagaagaagtgggaccgctaaaaactgaggatggagtggaggtcaaggataatctaggcatggcccaatatctaaacaaatactttgcctcagtctttaataagactaaagaggatcttagggataatggtagcatgataaatgggaatgaggatatggaggtagacatcaccatatctgaggtagaagcgaaactcaaacagcttaatgggactaaatcggggggcccagataatcttcatccaagaatattaaaagaattggcacaagaaattgcaagcccattagcaagaatttttaatgaatctgtaaactcaggggttgtaccgtatgattggagaattgctaacatagttcctatttttaagaaagggaaaaaaagtgatccaagtaattataggcctgttagtttgacatctgtagtatgcaaggtcttggaaaaaattttgaaggagaaggtagttaaggacattgaagtcaatggtaaatgggacaaaatacaacatggttttacaaaaggtagatcgtgccaaaccaacctgatctccttctttgagagagtaacagattttttagataaaggaaacgcagtggatctaatttacttagattttagtaaggcgtttgatactgtgccacatggggaattattagttaaattggataagatgggcatcaataggaaaattgaaaggtggatagggaattggttaaaggggagactacaacgggtcctactgaaaggtgaactgtcaagttggagggaggttaccagtggagttcctcaaggatcagttttgggaccaatcttatttaatctttttattactgacctgggcacaaaaagtgggagtgtgctaataaagtttgcagatgatacaaagctgggaggtattgctaatttagagaaggacagggataccctacaggaggatctggatgaccttgtaaactggagtaataggaataggatgaaatttaatagtgagaagtgtaaggtcatgcatttagggattaataacaagaattttagttataagctagggacgcatcaactagaagtaacggaggaggaaaaggaccttggagtattggttgatcataggatgactatgagctgccaatgtgatatggctgtgaaaaaagctaatgtcgtcttgggatgcatcaggagaggtatttccagtagggataaggaggttttagtaccgttatataaggcactggtgagacctcatctggaatactgtgtgcagttctggtctcccatgtttaagaaggatgaattcaaactggaacaggtacagagaagggctactaggatgatccgaggaatggaaaacttgtcttatgaaaggagactcagggagcttggcttgtttagcctaactaaaagaaggttgaggggagatatgattgctctctataaatatatcagagggataaataccagagagggagaggaattatttaaactcagtaccaatgtggacacaagaacaaatggatataaactggccactaggaaatttagattagaaattagacgaaggtttctaaccatcagaggagtgaagttttggaatagccttccgagggaagtagtgggggcaaaagatctatcttgctttaagattaaactcgataagtttatggaggagatggtatgatgggataacatggttttggtaattaaatattcatggtaaataggcccaatggcctgtgatgggtttttagatggggtaagatccaagttacccgggaaagaattttctgtagtatctggctgatgaatcttgcccatatgctcagggtttagctgatcgccatatttggggtcgggaaggaattttcctccagggcagattggaaggccctggaggtttttcgccttcctctgtagcatggggcacgggtcacttgctggaggattctctgctccttgaggtcttcaaactacaatttgaggacttcaatagcacagatataggtgtgaggtcttttttaggagtggtgggtgaaattctgtggcctgcattgtgcaggaggtcagactagatgatcataatggtcccttctgacctaaatatctatgaatctatgtccaATTACTCATGTCAGACAAGGCCTGAACACCTGTGGCTGGGCTGAAGGGTTTATACAGAAGTGACTCAGTGTGCCCAAAGCTTGCTGGAACACTTGGGGTGCCAGGTATAAGCAACGCTAAATCTGCTGTAATTTATGCCCGAGGCTGCCTGTCCCCAGTTGGTCCCAGGATCAGAGGGCTGAGAAGGTAGATTAAAGCTACTTTCCCCTTGAAGCTACTCTAAGCACAGTTTGGCTGCAGCCCAGGATTATGGCCCTGTCTATTTTTGATATTAAAATACTCTCTGGGAGCCCTTTTCATAAGCCCCCATGAAAATtaacatattttcaaaaatgaaaacattttaacattGGTTTTTGAGTTGAAATGCTGATGCTGCCGTTGGTTCAGTTTGGAATTCCTAGGACACGGTATAGTGGATAGTTTGGGATGGTTCTGCTTCTGGTACCAAGTCCTGGCTGGCTGGCACTGGTAGGTCAGCACTGCTGTGCATCCCCCAGGAGATGAATGGGGAGTGTTTAGTTGCAGTTGGCTGCTTAGTgaggtgaaagagagaagagaCTAACAAAGAGACTAACAGTCAGTACATGTTTCTGCTACTGATTTCTCAGTTACAAGcactaagaagaagaagaatttctAACAAACGTGGGGGATTTTTTGCCAGTGATGGACTAACTATGGCCCAGAGTGGCCCCAAGCCCATTTACAGTGTGAGAGTTGATGCTGATCAAAACATGGAGGCCTTTATTCTGGAGGAATTAGTTTGAGGGTCTCCTTTAGAGAATCTGAGGTACAAATAGGCCCATCCATTGGTCCCTGCCACTGCTAGTGAGTCAAAGATCTGAAAGCTGGGATCATCACTACACCCCCAgagaaacctggacagcagttcTAACAAACCAAGGTAGTGAAGATGgttgtcattttctttttaagatgcaGTGAGATGAGTTTATGGAAATAACGTCATGCCCGTGAAAGCCTGCAACCAGCTACAAGTGCCTAAATGTTTGCCGGCTGAGCATGCCTGTTGATGTTCTGTGATAAGAAGCTGTGCTCTAAATCGCTCCAGTAGGTGCCACTATGTAATAAGGAAATGCAATAGGTTTCCCCTGCCACCTCCTCCAAGGAGCTCTCAAATGCATTACTAGGAATGAAAGACTCCAAACAGGGCTATTCCTTCAGCTGGCGTTTCACTGGAAGCGTGCAGAAAGGATTAAGCAAAGCCCAGCAGCTATTTTGGTCTCGCCATCCTGTTCAGCAGTGCCAGTGTTTTTACAGGGGTCTAGTCACTATTTGGATAGGCAGCTTCCAAGGAAACATCCAGGAAGCAGTTTAGGTGATTTAGTAGGTGGCATTCTTCCCTCTGACTTAGCAAACTCCCTGGCATGGTGGTAGGGGGCACTGTGCAGCTGCAGGTGTGCCATTTGAACAGCATCTAAAGCTGACTCTGTGGTCAGTCAAAATCCCACTTTCTTGCAAAAACAGAGGTGTTCGTTCCAGTATCCTGACCCAACTCCGGTCTACGTGATTCCACTGAGCCTGTCTTTATCCACTGCAATTGCAGCTGGACAAGCTATTCTTCATTCTCCCTTTCCATCACAACTATCCTCTGGTGTTCCCATGTGCTATTAAACAGGATCCAGAGTAGATGAATGACTGATTCACATAGAAAACCTTGTCTTTGCCTTTAAGATCTTTCACATTTAGCCCCACCCCACTAACTGATCAAAAAGTCAGTTCCCACCTTCACTTTGCCAGTGGTGCCAGCATTGACTGCTTTCTTGTCTTCGCCCTCAGATACCTCCACATGCCCAAAATGTGCAGAGCCACTATCTGATCcttctttaaatccctcctgaaatCCACGcttctgccatgatgcctacaaatcaCTCTCCTCTGGCATGGGTTAGCCAAGTGCTTCTCTGCTACGTTCTGTTTTATTGTTATCTCCTCACTGTAGGCCTTCACCCCACAACCCTGTTTGATTCACCTGTTGCATATTGTCCAACTCCTAGATTGTGAGCAATCTTCTGGGTCTTCATTtctctgtacagtgcctaccacatgGGGGCCTTGATCCCTGATTAGGAATCCGAGGTGCTACTATAAAATAATCAGTAATAAAGCCTACAGTAAGTTAGTGTTAAGATTTCAATTTTAGACAGACAGAAGTCTTGATGAGTGACAAAATGATGCAGTGCCATTAGATTAGTATAGAAGTTTGGAGGTGTCTTTAACTTCCTTTAACTTGTCTCATGAAGTAAAGCGCTGTAGCTCGGAAGCTGACAGCTAGCACCGgctgaaaaatgaagtttctgttCTGTGAgaagttttggcattttgaaatttgttttcatttcaaatgtGAAAAgcagaaattttgaaattttccatggaacgGAAGTTCCAAAGGTTTTTGATCCAAAACCactgaaatgtttaatttggataatgttgaaacattacaatataaactattaaaaataagagtaaaagtaatattttaatattaaagtaGAAACACAATGAATCAAAGCAATAAAATcaatacaaaatgttttgacCTTATCAAAGCAAAACCAGAATGTCTAAACAATTCAATGTCTTTCTGCTGTAGACCtttcaggctgagattttcaaagctcccTATGGTATTTGAGCACCGAATTCTGGTTCACTTCAACAGGAATTGGGTGCTCAAATCTCAGCCTTAATCTCTTTTaaactaggggtatgtctacactacggaataaggtcgaatttatagaagtcggttttttagaaattggttttatatattcgagtgtgtgtgtccccacagaaaatgctctaagtgcattaagtgcattaactcggcagagtgcttccacagtaccgaggctaaagtcgacttccggagcgttgcactgtgggtagctatcccacagttcccgcagtctccgctgcccattggaattctgggttaagatcccaatgtctgatggggctaaaacattgtcacgggtggttctgggtacatattgtcaggccccctttccctccctccctccctccgtgaaagcaagggcagacaatcgtttcgcgccttttttcctgagttacctgtgcagacgccataccacggcaagcatggagcctgctcaggtaactgtcaccctatgtctcctgggtgctggcagacgcggtacggcattgctacacagtagcagcaacccattgccttctggcagcagacggtgcagtacgactggtagccgtcctcgtcatgtcagaggtgctcctggccatgtcggctgggagcgcctgggcagacatgggcgcagggactaaatttggagtgacttgaccaggtcattctctttagtcctgcagtcagtcctattgaaccgtcttatggtgagcaggcaggcgatacggattgctagcagtcgtactgtaccatcttctgccgggcaggcaagagatgaggatggctagcagtcctactgcaccatcttctgctgagcagccatgagatgtggatggcatgcagtccttctgcaccgtctgctgccagccaaagatgtaaaagatagatggagtggatcaaaacaagaaatagaccagatttgttttgtactcatttgcttcccccactcccttgtctaggggactcattcctctaggtcacactgcagtcactcacagagaaggtgcagcgaggtaaatctagccatgtatcaatcagaggccaggctaacctccttgttccaataagaacaataacttaggtgcaacatttcttattggaaccctccgtgaagtcctgcctgaaatactcattgatgtaaagccaccccctttgttgtttttagctccctgaagccaaccctgtaagccgtgttgtcagtcgcccctccctccatcagagcaacggcagacaatcgttccgcgccttttttctgtgaggacgccataccaaggcaagcatggaggctgctcagctcactttggcaattaggagcacattaaacaccacacgcattatccagcagtatatgcagcaccagaacctggcaaagcgataccgggcgaggaggcgacatcagcgcggtcacgtgagtgatcaggacatggacacagatttctctggaagcatgggccctgccaatgcatgcatcatggtgctaatggggcacgttcatgctgtggaacgccgattctgggctcgggaaacaagcacagactggtgggactgcatagtgttgcaggtctgggacaattcccagtggctgcgaaactttcgcatgcgtaagggcactttcatggaactttgtgacttgctttcccctgccctgaggcgcatgaataccaagatgagagcagccctcacagttgagaagcgagtggcgatagccctgtggaagcttgcaacgccagacagctaccggtcagttgggaatcaatttggagtgggcaaatctactgttggggctgctgtgatgcaagtagcccacgcaatcaaagatctgctgatatcaagggtagtgaccctgggaaatgtgcaggtcatagtggatggctttgctgcaatgggattccctaactgtggtggggccatagacggaacccatatccctatcttggcacggagcaccaagctggcgagtacataaaccgcaaggggtacttttcaatagtgctgcaagctctggtggatcacaagggacgtttcaccaacatcaacgtgggatggccgggaaaggtacatgacgctcgcatcttcaggaactctggtctgttgcaaaagctgcaggaagagactttattcccagaccagaaaataactgttggggatgttgaaatgcctatatgtatccttggggacccagcctaccccttaatgccatggctcatgaagccatacacaggcagcctggacagtagtcaggagctgttcaactacaggctgagcaagtgcagaatggtggtagaatgtgcatttggacgtttaaaggcgcgctggcgcagtttactgacttgcttagacctcagcgaaaccaatattcccactgttattactgcttgctgtgtgctccacaatatctgtgagagtaagggggagacgtttatggcggggtgggaggttgaggcaaatcgcctggctgctggttacgcgcagccagacaccagggcggttagaagagcacaggagggcgcggtacgcatcagagaagctttgaaaaccagtttcatgactggccaggctacggtgtgaaagttctgtttgtttctccttgatgaaaccccccgccccttggttcactctacttccctgtaagctaaccaccctcccctcctcccttcgatcaccgcttgcagaggcaataaagtcattgttgcttcacattcatgcattctttattcattcatcacacaaatagggggatgactaccaaggtagtccaggaggggtggtggaggagggaaggaaaatgccacacagcactttaaaagtttacaactttaaattttattgaatgccagccttcttttttttgggcaatcctctgtggtggagtggctggttggccggtggcccccacaccgcgttcttgggcatctgggtgtggaggctatggaacttggggaggagggcggttggttacacaggggctgtagtggcagtctgtgctccagctgcctttgctgcagctcaaccatacactggagcatactggtttggtcctccagcagcctcagcattgaatcctgcctcctctcattatgctgccgccacatttgagcttcagccctgtcttcagcccaccacttactctcttcagcccgccacctctcctcccggtcattttgtgctttcctgcactctgacattatttgcattcgtctgtgctctgtcagtgtgggaggacaacatgagcttggagaacatttcatctcgagtgcgtttttttttctttctaagcttcactagcctttgggaaggagaagatcctgtgatcattgaaacacatgcagctggtggagaaaaaaaaagggacagcggtatttaaaaagacacattttataaaacagtggctacactctttcagggtaaaccttgctgttaacattacatacatagcacatgtgctttcgttacaaggtcgcattttgcctccccccaccgcatggctaccccctcaaccttccccccttcctgtggctaacagcggggaacatttctgtttagccacaggcaaacagcccagcaggaatgggctcctctgagtatcccctgaagaaaagcactctatttcaaccagatgaccgTGAATtatatcctcaggagagtgagataacacagagagataaagaacggatgttgtttgaacgccagcaaacatacactgcaatgctttgttgtggaatgattcccgagtacgtgttactggcctggagtggtaaagtgtcctaccatgaaggatgcaataaggctgacctccccagaaaccttttgcaaaggctttgggtgtacatccaggagagccgcgaatgccagggcaaagtaatcctttcacatgcttgcttttaaaccatgtatagtattttaaaaggtacactcaccggaggtcccttctctgtctgctgggtccaggaggcagccttgggtgggttcggggggtactggctccgggtccagggtgagaaacagttcctggctgtcgggaaaaccggtttctccgcttgcttgctgtgagctatctacaacctcctcctcctcatcatcttcttcgtccccgaaacctgcttccgtattgcctccatctccattgaaggagtcaaacaacacggctggggtagtggtgtctgaaccccctaaaatggcacgCAGCTCatcgtagaagcggcatgtttggggctctgacccggagcggccgttcgcctctctggttttctggtaggcttgcctcagctccttcagtttcacgcggcactgcttcgggtccctgttatggcctctgtccttcatgccctgggagattttgataaaggttttggcatttcgaaaactggaacggagttctgatagcacggattcctctccccatacagcaatcagatccc
This genomic interval carries:
- the LOC140915285 gene encoding uncharacterized protein codes for the protein MQSSSAEVTMMESQNRKRAPAWTEWEVRDLIAVWGEESVLSELRSSFRNAKTFIKISQGMKDRGHNRDPKQCRVKLKELRQAYQKTREANGRSGSEPQTCRFYDELRAILGGSDTTTPAVLFDSFNGDGGNTEAGFGDEEDDEEEEVVDSSQQASGETGFPDSQELFLTLDPEPVPPEPTQGCLLDPADREGTSAACVSMITGSSPSQRLVKLRKKKKRTRDEMFSKLMLSSHTDRAQTNANNVRVQESTK